The Chryseobacterium sp. G0186 genome includes the window ACAGACCGGTTTATACAGACCTCCTTTTGGCGTTACTAATCCGAGTATCGCAAAGGCAATTCATCAGACTCATAAGACCAGCATCGGTTGGAACGTCCGTTCTCTGGACACCATTATTGATGACGAAAATAAAATCTACAAAAGAATTACTAAAGATCTAAGAAAAGGAAGCATTATTCTTCTCCATGACACTTCAGAGAAAACATACCGTGTTCTGGTAGATTTATTAGTATTTTTGAACGATAAAAAGTACTCAACATTTACAGTTGATTCAATTACAAATTCAAGGAAAAAATGATTAAAAATATTGCTTTAGGAGCATTTTTACTGGTATCCGGTTTCTTTTTTGCCCAAAACACGGCAATGTCCGGAGCTGAGGCCAAGGCATTTGTATCCAAGGTTTCCGCAGATACCAAGGAAATCAAAACGTTGCAGAGTGATTTTACGCAAACCAAAAAAATGGATTTTTTGGATAAGAATATAGTTACCTATGGGAAAATGTCATTGCAGACTCCCAATATGCTGAGCTGGAAATATACCAAACCTTATCAGTACAGTATTGTTTTCAAAAGCAATAAGATATTCATCAATGATCAGGGGAAAAAATCTTCTGTAGATGCAAAGAGTAAAACATTTGAGAAGATCAACAAACTGATTGTAGGAAGTTCAAACGGGACCATGTTCAACGATCCTGAATTTACAGTAACTTACTTCAAGAACGGAAATTACAATGTGGCTAAGTTTGTCCCAAAGACCCCTCAACTTTTAAAATATATTAAACAGATTGAGTTGTATTTTCCTAAAAGCCAATCTACCGTTTCTCAGGTTAATATGACAGAGGCTTCAGGAGATACCACGAATATTGTTTTTAAAAACACAAAGATCAATGCTTCGATTCCTGCGTCAGAATTTACTTTATAGCCTGATTCTGGTACTTGCAGTTTCCTGTAAAACGTATCAGCTTACGGATGTAAAACCAGTCTCTTCAACGGTAAAAACGGTTGAAAATCTTTATTTTTCATCTCATGAAGATTATGTGTATAAATGTCAGATGGATATTTATAAAAATCATGTAAGCGGTCTTCTGATCATTAAAAAACTGAATGAAGCGACTCACCGTGTCGTATTAACGTCTGATTTCGGCAATAAACTAATTGATTTCGAGATTTCAGACCATGATTTTAAGCTGAATTATGTGCTTCCGGATCTGGATAAAAAGATCGTTATCAATTTCCTTAAGAATGACTTTCAACAGCTTTTGAAAAGGCAATATCCGGTAAGCGAAAGCTTTGAAAATGAAAATGCCAAAGTCTATCTCTCAAAGATCAATAATAAGGGCTATTACTTATTTTTCAACAAAGAAAACGGATTGCTGAAACAGATCATTTATACGAAAAACAACAAGGAAAAAATCGATTTTACATTTGATGCAAAAAAGCATATCTTCGCGGATAGCTTAAACCTGCAACACAAGGATTTTAAGATCAATATAAAACTATTTCAAATAACCGAAACTGAATAACCTCAACATGAAAAAAATATTTCCTTTACTTTTTGTTTTACTGTCAGGACTGTCTTTTGCACAGGTAACCTTCACCCCGGGAATCAGAGCGGGAGCCAATTTCTCTCATTTCACCAATGATGAAAATCAAACATTTTTCTATCCCGGAGATGTACATTATCCACAAACAACAATGAATATTAAGTTCAAGACAAGAACTGATTTTTATTTGGGATTTTTAGGAAATATCCGTTTTGCAAAATTCTATGCTCTTCAGCCGGAAGTTAATTATTCAAGACAGGGAGCTAAAGTAGAATCCAACGTTAATAATATGGGTGATCAAAACGTTACTGTTTCTTACCTTGGAGTTCAATTGGTTAACAAGTTTTATTTTAATAAATTTAATGTTCTTGTAGGACCTACCCTGGATTTTGTAGTGGAAAAGAAAAACATTTCTCCTGACAACGAAGTTGACTTGGGAATTACAGCCGGAGTAGGATATGATATTACAAAAAACTTTGGCGTGGAAGCAAGAGTAAAGAAAGGATTGGTGCCTGTTTACAGCTTCTATGATGATCATACCAATGTAACATTCCAGGCAGGAGTTTACTATACCTTTAACATGAAAAAATAATTATGCAGACCATTCTTACAGACTTTTATACGTTAACATCCTATGAACAAGCAGAAAACGGAAGTTTTATAGCTTATATCAACCTTAATAAAGATCATGATATTTTCAAAGGACACTTTCCAGGAAATCCGGTAACACCAGGAGTCTGTATGATGCAGATTATTAAAGAACTGACTGAAGAGTTTACAGGTTCACAATTATTTTTAAAAACGGCATCAAACGTAAAGTTTATGGCGATTATCAATCCTTTTGAGACTCCAGATCTGAAACTTCAACTGGATATTACTGAAAATGAAGAAGATGTTAAAGTAAAAAATATAACTTCCTTTGGCGAGACTATTGCATTAAAACTGTCTGTAAGCTATAAAAAATTATCGTCATGAAACTTATTCTATCATTCGTAGCAGCATTTATTTTTTTCTTTCAGTCTGATCTGGAAGCTCTAAGAAACAGCTATGCAAAAGCCAATGATTCTGCAGCCAATACTGAAAATTTCATAGGAATTGCAGAAAAACAATCTGGTTCTGATGCAGTAACTTCAGGCTATAAAGCAGCGGCCAAGATCATGGAAGCAAAAGTTTCCAAAGGAAATAGAAAAGCACTGGTAAAAACAGGTGCAACAAGTCTTGAAGCTATAATTAAAAGCAATCCGAATAATGCAGAACTACGTCTGATCAGATTAAGTGTTCAGGAAAACATTCCTAAAATTGTAGGGTACCGAGGTAGTCTAAAGGATGACAAAGCTTTTCTCCTGAACAATTACAACAAACAAAATACAGCCTTGAAGAATTACATCAAAAGGTTCTCCATGCAGTCTAAAACTATTACCGAGGCTGAAAGAGCCACTTTAAAATAAAATAATGTCCCTTGCTGAAGTACAAAATGCAATTCTCGAAAAGAAAATCTGCGTTTTAATACCTACCTACAATAATGAAAAGACCCTGAAAAGGGTGATTGACGGTGTTTTGAACTATACCGAAAGTATTATTGTGATCAATGACGGTTCTACCGATTCTACTTCTCAAATCCTTACTCAATATTCTCAAATCACAGTAATTACCTTACCTGAAAACAAAGGAAAGGGAAATGGTCTGAAAACAGGCTTTAGAAAAGCAAAGGAATTGGGTTACAACTATGCGATAACCATTGATTCTGATGGACAGCATTATCCGGATGATATTCCCGTGTTTGTAAATGCATTACTTCAGAATGATGAAGAGGTCTTGTTAATTGGAAACAGAAATATGTCCCAGGATGGCATTCCCAAGAAAAGCAGCTTCGGAAACTGGTTTTCTAATTTCTGGTTTTGGTTCGAGACTGGAATTAAGCTGGAAGATACCCAATCCGGATACAGGCTTTATCCTTTACACAAAATCCCCAAGAAATATTTTACTCCAAAGTTTGAATTTGAAATTGAAATCATTGTAAGAACAGCCTGGAGGCATGTTCCGGTAAAAAATGTTCCGATAAAGGTTTTATATGATCCGGCAGAACGAGTATCACATTTCAGACCGTTCAAGGATTTTACGAGGATCAGTATTCTGAATACAATTTTAGTAACGATCACTCTTTTTTATATTATTCCGAGGAACTTCATCAATAATTTCAAAAAAAAAAGCTTTAAAAAGTTTATAAAGGAAGATGTATTGGAAAGCGACGGCAGCAACCGTATAAAGGCTTTTTCCATTGCATTGGGAGTCTTCATTGGGCTTTCTCCTTTTTGGGGGTTTCAGACTTTACTGGTCATCAGTTTATCTGTTCTTTTCAAGCTGAACAAAGTTCTTGCTTTTGTAGCATCCAACGTAAGTCTTCCTCCCTTTATCCCATTTATTATTGCGGCATCCTTATTCCTAGGCGCTCCGTTTGTTCATGGGGAAAGCAATATTCTAAGCCAGGATCTTAATTTTGAACTCATCAAGAATAACCTGCTTCAATATATCATCGGAAGTTTTATCCTAAGCACTACGCTCTCTGCTCTGGCAGGAATAAGTACGTTCTTTTTCCTGAATAAGCTGAATCCGGAAAATAATTAAGTATACATCAAAAAAAGCCTCGAAATCCGGGATTCCAAGGCTTTTGCATTCTATTATTTATCTTGTTATTTTGAAACGATGATCTTTTGAGAATAGTTAATTGAACTACCGCTTATCTTCACAACATAAGCTCCATTAATTAATCGGCTTGCATTAATTGTCGTCTGCTTATTAAGATTGATATTTTCCGAAGAAATCAGCTTCCCTGTAAAATCATAGATGGAAACGGTTGTAATCCCGGATAGATTCATTCCTGACGGAGTTTTGATGGTAAATTCATTTCTTACCGGATTAGGATAGATTGAAATCACCTTGGAATTGGAAGTTGCTTCATTTACTGCCAGCACTCCACATTCTGCAGGAACGGTAGTGTCTTCCACCTGGTCATTTAGATCCGGAGCAGGCTGATCAAAGCCTACCCATCTTCCAATAAGTCCTCCCGGTGATGCATTAACACCCAATCCTCTTTTTGCAAATGTTTTCCAGATCATACATTTATCAACACCATTTGTTTTAGCCATTTCAGCAGCTAATATTGCATCTCTTCCCTGTATGAAGCTTGGGCTACAAGGTTGTAATTTAAGGGCATCCATCACCAACTGAAGCACCCTTGCACTTCCGCTATTTGGGTCAGCCAGTACATTACTGTTATAGCCATATTTATCTACATAGTTCCAATGTAAATCCCAAAGCATGGTCGCCCAAACAAATCCTATCCTATGGGAATCTGCTCTGGTAATTTGGGTTCCCGACGACTCCGTATCATTATATTTCATCCCATTGGTTTTTCCATATGTATAATCATTAATCGCAAAATTAGGTGAGTATTTCTTTGGTCTTATCCCATCTCCATCAATAGACTGCCCTTCAGCAAAGGTCCCCATTCCTCTTGGAACAGAAGCATTGTCACCTGGTCTGTTGGTCAGCATCAAGGCAAAGAAATCAGACCATCCCTCCCCCATCTGTTCATTATCTGTTGTATAATTTAAACAACCAACACTTGTACCGGTAAGACGGGAAGATATACCATGGCCATACTCATGGGTAACGATACCATTATCTAAACTACCATCTTTGTAGATATAATTAGGTTTATCATATTTTAAGGTTCCATTCACCGGAGTAGATGCCAATTGATTAACAATGGCAACTCCCTCAGAGTTTATTATTTCTACTGAAGGTATTGTAATGGTAGAATCTGTTCCACCCATCTGACCTGCAAGTGGTGTAGACGTTGGGGCATCATAAATGATAGCACCTACAGCTCCTTTTAGCTGTGCATTTTTGACCTTGAGAGCAAAGCCACAACCACTCGCTCCTCCTCGTTGTATCAAAGCTATTTTCCCGGTCAGATCTTCAGCAATAGCAGTACATCCATCAATAGGTGTAGTCACTGCAATATTGGCAGTAATACCAGTAACTGTGAGTGCCGGTCCAAATTGGGCTGTTTTAGTAGTGGGAGTTCGTGATGTAAATACTGCAGGCGAATTATAAAAAAGATTCTGCATGTTTTTAGGTTCATATAAATACATTTGCATTCTTGGTGCAAAACCATCATTGGGTGTAGCAAAATTTGCATTGTTATAGCCTCTCCCATCTCTGGATTCTGCCAAGACAGCATCATTACCGGAGCCTCCCTTTCCGAAGTTATTGGTTTGGAAGTTTTTGGCAGATTCTGTAAATCCGAACTTATAAAACACATCATGAATCTTATTATTCATGTAAAATAAATTGGTCACTGCCGCAGAGGTGTAATTTTGTGGAGGCAATGTTATATCCAATGGAAAATCGAAATTTCTTCCTGCCCCTCCGTCCGGAGAAAACTGAGGGATATTGGTATTGTTTTCATCGGTATAGGCATACACATTATTTCCTCTTGTGTTGGTATAATGATTGGTGCCATCAGAATGCCAGCCTTCGGATGAAGCGGTAAGATCCCAAGGATTGGTTAGTAGGGTTCTTCCTCCAAAAGTAGGAGCTTCAACAGGGAGTGCAAATACATTGTAGGAAGCATTATCCGGGGCTAAAACAAAATTTGTTTCTTGCTTTATATTCTCCTGAAAACGAGGGAACATAGCTGCCATACTACCATCCGAAGCATGATGATAAGCATCAGAGTGGAAATTACAAGATAAGGTAATATTTTCCTGATATAAAATAAAGCCATCCTCTGTGCTTATAATGGTATTCCATACATTACCTGTTTCTTTTTCTTCAATATAAAACTGGTAACCAAGTAGTAATTCTTTTCCTTTTACAAAATAAACGGTATTGATTTTTATAGGTTCTTCATTTCCATCAATATTCTTTGCCATTGATAGTCCATTCAACTTTTTAATAGTTTGAGCAACTAAAGCTTCTTTTTGGATACTTTCTTTCCCTTTTATCGCATTCGGATACGTTTTAATAAAAGTATCAGCAAAACTTAATACTTTCCCATCCCTGATCAACACATTTGCAGAGCTTCCAAATATGGGAACTCCGTTGATGGTTTGCTCTATACCTACAACATCTCCTTTTAAACTTTCCGAATGGTCAATATTCCCTATTCTAAATGTTTTTAAGCCGGCATCCAGCCTTTGAAACTGCCCTTTGGAAGAGTTGATATACTCCTTTATAATTTGCTCCTGATTTTGGGCGAATATCATTCCTGTGCCTAACAAGGAAGACATAAGCAGGAATTTAACAGTGAATCTAATTTTTATCATATTAAACGTTTTTTACTGAACCAATTTAAATATTCATAATAAAAAATAAAAATAAACACGCTTATAATTACAAAACCACTCAAAAACCACTTAAATCAATAAAATAAAATTTAAATTTTTCATTAAAACAAACAATATGTCTTATTTTTTAAACCAAAAGACTGTATAAAAAAATACAACAACACCCTAACATTCAATGAATTAAATTCTATGTTTTATGATTTAAAATAAAGAATATTGATCACAATATCACTTGAGAGAGGTAATAATGATCAAAGAAAAACCCCGGAATAAAAGTTCCGAGGTTTTGAGATCCTAATTATTTATCTTACTATTTTGAAACGATGATTTTTTGACTGTAATCAATTGAATTACCGCTTATCTTTACAATATAAGTACCATTAATTAATTGGCTTGCATTAACAGTGGTTTGCTTATTAAGATTGATATTTTCCGTAGAAATCAGTTTCCCTGTAAAATCATAGATGGAAACGGTTGTAATCCCGGATAGATTCATCCCTGAAGGAGTTTTAATGGTAAATTCATTTCTTACCGGATTAGGATAGATGGAAATCCCCTTGGAATTTGCAATTTCTTTTACCGCTAATGTCTCACATTCAACAGGAACTGTAAAGCTCTCTACCTGATCCGTGATATCCGGTAATGGCTGACTCGCTCCAAATACCAAGCCACCAAGCCCTCCGGCGGCGGCATTTACCCCTAATCCTCTTTTCGCAAATGTATTCCAGATCATACATTTATTTTGTCCTCCTGTAGAAGCCAAATCAGCAGCTATAATAGCATCTCTCCCTTGTACAAAAGTAGGATTACACTGTTGCAGCTTAAGAGCATCCATCACCAGCTGCAGAACTTTTGCACTTCCGCTGTTCGGATCTGCTAAGACATTACTGCTGTATCCATATTTTTCTACATATTTCCAGTTAAGATCCCAAAGCATTGAAGCCCAGATAAATCCTATACTATGAACATCCGGCACTGTAACTGCAATCCCCAGAAAACTTCCGTTGACTTTCATCCCGTTGGTTCGTCCGTAAGTATAATTGTTAACAGCAAAATCAGGAGAATATTTTGCAGGTCTTATCCCTGCTCCATCTATTCCCTCTCCGGAAGTAAAGGTACCTATTCCTCTTGCTATAGAAGCATTATCCCCAGGTTTAGTAGTCATCATCAAAGCAAAGAAATCAGACCATCCCTCTCCCATCTGTTCATTGGAAGAAATATAGGACAAACAAGAACTTCCTGTTCCTGTAAGACGATTGGAAATTCCGTGCCCATACTCATGGCTTATAATTCCATTATCTAAACTTGCATCTTTATATACTGCATCTGTTTTTAGGCTCGCATTGATAACAGCCCCATTTGTTATTTCACTCACTAAGAATTCGCCTTCTGATTTACCAACCATAATGGTAGGAATGGTAATGGTAGCATCTGCTCCACCTAATCCTACAGGTGTATTACTATTTGGATGATACTGTATAACTCCCACTGCTCCTGCATTCTGTAGGTTTTTTGTTTTAACGGAAAAATCACATCCTGCAGCATTTACAACCCCTATTTTCCCCGTAAGACTTCCAGCAGTAACTGTACTGCACGCATCAGCCGGTGTGGAAAGGGCCAAATCTCCTGTGACAGGAGCAGCACCTATTAACTGAGGACCAAAATTGGCAGTTGCTGCAGCAGGAGTCCTGCTGACATAGGTTGATGGTGAATTATAATAAAGATACCTTGCTCCATTAGGTACAAATAGGAACATCTGCATTCTTCCACTGGTTCCATCCGTACCAGGATTAAAATTGGCATTGTTCAAACCGCTTCCGTCTCTGGATTCAGCAAGGACAGGGTCATTACCTGTTCCGCCATTTCCAAAATTATTGGTTTGATAATTTCTTGCAGACTCTGTAAATCCAAACCTATAAAATACATCATGCATTTTATTGGTGGTATAAAACAAATTGGTCACTGCTGCAGAAGTATAGTTCTGTTGGCCTAAAGTAATATCCAATGGGAAATCAAAAACCCTGCTTTCTCCACCGTCCGGAGAAAATTGAGGAGCATTGGTATTATTCTCATCGGTATAGGCGAAGGCATTGTTTCCTCTTGTTATCGTATAATGATTGGTTCCGTCAGAATGCCATCCTTCAGGAGATGCCGTCAGATCCCAAGGATTGTTCAACAGTGTACGGTTCCCAAATGTAGGAGCCTCTACCGGAAATGCCAATACATTGTAAGAAGCATTGTCAGGAGCCCAAGCAAAGTGGGCATGCTGTTTCTCTGCATTGTTTATATTACTTGAAAAAATAACAGGCAGAACATCGTGAGTATGTGCTGGTGTTCCTATAGCAATCTGCTCATAAGCATCATCATGGAAGTCACAAGACAGCGTTGTATTTTCCTGATATAGAATAGTGCCATCTTCTGCACTGATAATGGTATTCCAGATATTGCTCGTCCCTTTTTCTTCAATATAAGCCTGATAGCCCAGTATTAATTCTCCTCCCTTAGCAAAGTATACTACATTGGTCTTTAAGGGTTCTTCTTTACCGGCAGCATTCTTTACTGAAGATGAGCCATTCATTTTTTTGGCAGCATCGGCAATAAGAGCTTCTTTTTTTACACTTTCCTTGCCTTTAATGGCGGTAGGATATGCTTTAATAAAGGTATCTGCAAAATTCAGGACCTTTCCGTCCCTGATAAGAACATTGGCAGAACTCCCGAAAACAGGATAGCCATTAATTGTTTGCTGTATTCCAACAATATCTCCGTTTAAACTTTTGGAGGGGTCAACATTTATAATTTTAAATGTTTTAAGCTCTGGATTTACTCTTTGGAAAGAGCCTTTTTCAGAATTTACATAATCTTTGATGGTCTGTTCATATTTTTGGGCAGATATTGTACCCAAACTAAACAATGAACAAAATAATAGAAATTTAACACTAAGTCGAATTTTTTTCATGTGTACTTAATAATTAATGATTTAATAATGGTGATTAAGTAGTTAGTGTCAAAAAATTCAAAATGTTACATTATTAATAATAAAATATTCAAAAAATAAAATAACTCGCAATAAAATAAACAACAAACATTACGTGTTAATGGTTAATTATTTTATTCTTTTTATAGTTTTACTTAAATATTTTTCAATAGCTCTTTGGTCAGGAACAGTGGTAACTTCCTTGGTAAGTGCGTTTTCAAATTCAATTTTCGCTTTTGAGTATTCTTTTCTGTGAAAGTAATATTTCCCGGCCAGAAAGTAGCCTTTCCAAAAATCAGGATTTAAAGATTGATAATGAGCAATAAAGCTATCTGTAAGAACTTCCTTATGATCAATGGCATCGTTTATCTTTGAACTGAGTTGCCTATATTCTTCATAATTCCTGAATTCCTGTGAATCGGCAAAAGGATCTCTCGCGATATTCAGCTGTGATCTTGAAAAATCATTAGGATGCAATCCCTGATCAGAAAATATTTGGTTGAGGTCATAGCATACAAATTCGCCCAACTGATAAGGATTGGAAGATACCCAGACTAATTTTTTCTGAGGTGAAAATATCACAGCATGATGGGCTAAAAGCTGGTTTAATGCCTTTTCATTTCCATTGCCAATACTTTTATCCTTTAACCCTGATCTGTCTCTTAAAATAGAGGCCATTTTCTCCGGATTCAGTTTTTTTTCTTCCTGTAAAAGTTCCTGCAGTTTTTCATAACGATAGGCAGAGTGACTTTCCTTGATGTGCTTCTGATTTCTCTCGTCATCTTTGTAAGCATCAGACTGAAAGTGATTGGTACAAAAAACCTTACTGGTATTCTGCACTTTATATATTCCGAAATTTTTCGGTGAAACTTCAATGATCACCGCATTTTTATCATTTGCACTTCCTACAAGAATGGATTCTGAAACAAAAACATGTCTTTTTTTGGCAATGGCAATGGCATCGTCAATATTTTTGGCGTATTGTAGAATTTCTCTGGTCACAAGGGAAATAGGTGTCTTTGCAGTCAAAGGGATCTTTGATTTTCCTGCATTGATGGTGACTGTAATTCCCTCTTTATTCATTCCCGAAACCACGCCGATCATTCCGGGCCAGCTTACCGACATGTAAGGAATCCCATTTTCAGGTTCTATAAATTCTACCAGTTTATTTTTGGAAAAATCGTCGCCTACATAAAAATCAAAATTTCTTCCGATCAAAAGGTCTCCATCCTCGGTATTTTCATTCCAAACGGCCAGAGAGGTACATCCTACCATCGCCAGATCCTGCATAGCATGCCCAATATCATGCGCCCCATGCAGATAAAGTGTTCTCAGATACTTGGAAGCAATAAAATCATACTGATCTGATGAATATTGTGATAAACCATATAATTCTGTCTGATAGTCCTCCCTTACATTGAGGTACATTTTTCGGTTATACCACTTTAGAAAGCCATTTAATAGTTTCTGTTTAAATTTTGACGGAACAAATCCTTCTACTTTGGAGAAAAAAATATTTTCCTGCTTCTGCATCAAATCCTTGGTTAAGGCTCCATTATTATATCCTAACTGCAAAGGATTTCCCTTGATATAAAGCTCCCAGAGCTGTTGTTTATTTTTGGTCAGAAAATTCTGATTAAAGCGATAAGTAGAATCATTGATTTTATTCACTTTTGGAATCTCCAATGAATATTTCTGTACATCAGGAATATGATGAACAGATTTTGATACCCCGCAAGAAATCAAGATAAAGGAAAAAAGGGAATGGATAAGAATCCTTTTATAAAGCAGATGATGGGTATTCGTTTTTTTCACTGTAGTTTTTATTAAATCATTTGCTTCAGACGGTTATCAATAGTTTCTTTTCCTAAAATTTCAGCACAGGTATTGAATGCCCCGATGGTTACGCCTAAAATTCCGTGCATATTTACCGATTGACCTGTCAAAAACAGATTATCAATTTTTGTGCGGGGAGAAACCATTGTTTTAAGCGGATTATTTGAGTTTTTCATATATCCGTACATATTTCCATCAAAGCTTCCGATATAATCACGGTAAGACAAAGGTGAAGAGCTGTATACCTGTTTAATGGCGCGTCTAAGATTAGGAATTTTCTTCTCCAGAGCATCAATCATTTTTTCAGTCTTTTCCAGTTTAAACCTTTCATACAGTTCTCCTCTTTCGTGTTCATCAGCAACGGTATTGAATGTATTTTCCCATTCTCTTACCTCATCAAAATCCATGTAGGAAATAGCGGTAAGGCTTTCTGCAAACTCAGGATGATGTTTTGAGGATGTGGATGAAAGCATATAGGTCTCCGGCCAGGTTTCCCTCTTGTAACGGAATGCATTCCAAACCTGCTTTTCTGATGAATAATGATAAATATTATAGTTAAAGTTCGGAAAACTATGGGGCTTCAAGATAAGATAAACGCTGAAACATGATGAAACAGGCTGCCAGCTCAAAACCCTGTTAAGAAATGACTTCTTCAGTCTTTCTTCTCCAATTAGCTTAATAGTAGAGCGGATCTCAATATTGGATATAAACTGTTTGGCAGCATAT containing:
- a CDS encoding LolA family protein, encoding MIKNIALGAFLLVSGFFFAQNTAMSGAEAKAFVSKVSADTKEIKTLQSDFTQTKKMDFLDKNIVTYGKMSLQTPNMLSWKYTKPYQYSIVFKSNKIFINDQGKKSSVDAKSKTFEKINKLIVGSSNGTMFNDPEFTVTYFKNGNYNVAKFVPKTPQLLKYIKQIELYFPKSQSTVSQVNMTEASGDTTNIVFKNTKINASIPASEFTL
- a CDS encoding outer membrane beta-barrel protein, encoding MKKIFPLLFVLLSGLSFAQVTFTPGIRAGANFSHFTNDENQTFFYPGDVHYPQTTMNIKFKTRTDFYLGFLGNIRFAKFYALQPEVNYSRQGAKVESNVNNMGDQNVTVSYLGVQLVNKFYFNKFNVLVGPTLDFVVEKKNISPDNEVDLGITAGVGYDITKNFGVEARVKKGLVPVYSFYDDHTNVTFQAGVYYTFNMKK
- a CDS encoding 3-hydroxyacyl-ACP dehydratase, translated to MQTILTDFYTLTSYEQAENGSFIAYINLNKDHDIFKGHFPGNPVTPGVCMMQIIKELTEEFTGSQLFLKTASNVKFMAIINPFETPDLKLQLDITENEEDVKVKNITSFGETIALKLSVSYKKLSS
- a CDS encoding DUF2062 domain-containing protein, which gives rise to MSLAEVQNAILEKKICVLIPTYNNEKTLKRVIDGVLNYTESIIVINDGSTDSTSQILTQYSQITVITLPENKGKGNGLKTGFRKAKELGYNYAITIDSDGQHYPDDIPVFVNALLQNDEEVLLIGNRNMSQDGIPKKSSFGNWFSNFWFWFETGIKLEDTQSGYRLYPLHKIPKKYFTPKFEFEIEIIVRTAWRHVPVKNVPIKVLYDPAERVSHFRPFKDFTRISILNTILVTITLFYIIPRNFINNFKKKSFKKFIKEDVLESDGSNRIKAFSIALGVFIGLSPFWGFQTLLVISLSVLFKLNKVLAFVASNVSLPPFIPFIIAASLFLGAPFVHGESNILSQDLNFELIKNNLLQYIIGSFILSTTLSALAGISTFFFLNKLNPENN
- a CDS encoding T9SS-dependent M36 family metallopeptidase, encoding MIKIRFTVKFLLMSSLLGTGMIFAQNQEQIIKEYINSSKGQFQRLDAGLKTFRIGNIDHSESLKGDVVGIEQTINGVPIFGSSANVLIRDGKVLSFADTFIKTYPNAIKGKESIQKEALVAQTIKKLNGLSMAKNIDGNEEPIKINTVYFVKGKELLLGYQFYIEEKETGNVWNTIISTEDGFILYQENITLSCNFHSDAYHHASDGSMAAMFPRFQENIKQETNFVLAPDNASYNVFALPVEAPTFGGRTLLTNPWDLTASSEGWHSDGTNHYTNTRGNNVYAYTDENNTNIPQFSPDGGAGRNFDFPLDITLPPQNYTSAAVTNLFYMNNKIHDVFYKFGFTESAKNFQTNNFGKGGSGNDAVLAESRDGRGYNNANFATPNDGFAPRMQMYLYEPKNMQNLFYNSPAVFTSRTPTTKTAQFGPALTVTGITANIAVTTPIDGCTAIAEDLTGKIALIQRGGASGCGFALKVKNAQLKGAVGAIIYDAPTSTPLAGQMGGTDSTITIPSVEIINSEGVAIVNQLASTPVNGTLKYDKPNYIYKDGSLDNGIVTHEYGHGISSRLTGTSVGCLNYTTDNEQMGEGWSDFFALMLTNRPGDNASVPRGMGTFAEGQSIDGDGIRPKKYSPNFAINDYTYGKTNGMKYNDTESSGTQITRADSHRIGFVWATMLWDLHWNYVDKYGYNSNVLADPNSGSARVLQLVMDALKLQPCSPSFIQGRDAILAAEMAKTNGVDKCMIWKTFAKRGLGVNASPGGLIGRWVGFDQPAPDLNDQVEDTTVPAECGVLAVNEATSNSKVISIYPNPVRNEFTIKTPSGMNLSGITTVSIYDFTGKLISSENINLNKQTTINASRLINGAYVVKISGSSINYSQKIIVSK
- a CDS encoding T9SS-dependent M36 family metallopeptidase, which gives rise to MGTISAQKYEQTIKDYVNSEKGSFQRVNPELKTFKIINVDPSKSLNGDIVGIQQTINGYPVFGSSANVLIRDGKVLNFADTFIKAYPTAIKGKESVKKEALIADAAKKMNGSSSVKNAAGKEEPLKTNVVYFAKGGELILGYQAYIEEKGTSNIWNTIISAEDGTILYQENTTLSCDFHDDAYEQIAIGTPAHTHDVLPVIFSSNINNAEKQHAHFAWAPDNASYNVLAFPVEAPTFGNRTLLNNPWDLTASPEGWHSDGTNHYTITRGNNAFAYTDENNTNAPQFSPDGGESRVFDFPLDITLGQQNYTSAAVTNLFYTTNKMHDVFYRFGFTESARNYQTNNFGNGGTGNDPVLAESRDGSGLNNANFNPGTDGTSGRMQMFLFVPNGARYLYYNSPSTYVSRTPAAATANFGPQLIGAAPVTGDLALSTPADACSTVTAGSLTGKIGVVNAAGCDFSVKTKNLQNAGAVGVIQYHPNSNTPVGLGGADATITIPTIMVGKSEGEFLVSEITNGAVINASLKTDAVYKDASLDNGIISHEYGHGISNRLTGTGSSCLSYISSNEQMGEGWSDFFALMMTTKPGDNASIARGIGTFTSGEGIDGAGIRPAKYSPDFAVNNYTYGRTNGMKVNGSFLGIAVTVPDVHSIGFIWASMLWDLNWKYVEKYGYSSNVLADPNSGSAKVLQLVMDALKLQQCNPTFVQGRDAIIAADLASTGGQNKCMIWNTFAKRGLGVNAAAGGLGGLVFGASQPLPDITDQVESFTVPVECETLAVKEIANSKGISIYPNPVRNEFTIKTPSGMNLSGITTVSIYDFTGKLISTENINLNKQTTVNASQLINGTYIVKISGNSIDYSQKIIVSK
- a CDS encoding C45 family autoproteolytic acyltransferase/hydolase, producing the protein MKKTNTHHLLYKRILIHSLFSFILISCGVSKSVHHIPDVQKYSLEIPKVNKINDSTYRFNQNFLTKNKQQLWELYIKGNPLQLGYNNGALTKDLMQKQENIFFSKVEGFVPSKFKQKLLNGFLKWYNRKMYLNVREDYQTELYGLSQYSSDQYDFIASKYLRTLYLHGAHDIGHAMQDLAMVGCTSLAVWNENTEDGDLLIGRNFDFYVGDDFSKNKLVEFIEPENGIPYMSVSWPGMIGVVSGMNKEGITVTINAGKSKIPLTAKTPISLVTREILQYAKNIDDAIAIAKKRHVFVSESILVGSANDKNAVIIEVSPKNFGIYKVQNTSKVFCTNHFQSDAYKDDERNQKHIKESHSAYRYEKLQELLQEEKKLNPEKMASILRDRSGLKDKSIGNGNEKALNQLLAHHAVIFSPQKKLVWVSSNPYQLGEFVCYDLNQIFSDQGLHPNDFSRSQLNIARDPFADSQEFRNYEEYRQLSSKINDAIDHKEVLTDSFIAHYQSLNPDFWKGYFLAGKYYFHRKEYSKAKIEFENALTKEVTTVPDQRAIEKYLSKTIKRIK